TCGGACAGGGGGATTGCTCTCAGGAATGAAAATCAGGTGGGTTTCTCTGAGCTGTCCTGACTAATGACTAACTCTGggataggatttttatatcTTGGAACTTGGAAAAGAAGAGAGGAAGAAGAATATTAGGGATCATTTATATGGTGCACTAAAGCCTCTTTTCCAGTGGCCAGACTAGGTCGAATTTAATAACGAAAGCTGATATTAGGGCTCAATTATATGGGGTACTAAGGCCTCTTGCCCAGTAACAAAGTTAGGTTGAATTTAATAACGATTCTTAaccaaaaaatcatttcatataCATGGGGGTGAAAGCCATATGCAGCCAGTGGTCATATGCATTACCTTATGAAAACAAAGTCGATCTTCTCACACTCAATTGACTGCTTAGAATTCGAATTTACAAAGGTGGGATAACATTTAACACAATGCACTATCAAAAATGCAATCTAACCTTTTTCACAGAAAAAATTAGAGacaatgaaaattgaaattgaggAGATCAAGAGATTGGAAGATGAAattcgaatcaaaaaagaagaaacagAACAAGCAGAAGCTGTAGCAAAAGATACCGAACAGACTGCATGGAATGATTTCAAATCCAGAGTTCAAAAACAACAAGAATCAAGAAAAGCTGCAGATGCTTTTACTGAACTTGATTCAAATAAAGATGGAAGGTTAGTAGTGTGCAGATTATTATTTTGCAAGATGATCTTTGTGAATTAGGCAGTACAGATAAATATTTATAGAGTCttacaataaataatttgtATCTATGAATCGCTACATTTTTGAGGGATTTGCTGTTTTAGTATCTGTAGCATATATTGGGACTATGCCAGAGATTATACTCCAACAAAAAATTTCCATGACAATGTAGGTAGTGTTCTACCTATTGATaaaaggaaatttttttgttgttgacgCCAACATACATAATTAACTTGGCATAACTGATTCGTGTCTTCCGTATGCAGCATTTCTGTTGAAGAAATGAAATCTCATACAGAACTTGACACAAATTTGGATGGTGTTCTAGCAGATGATGAAATCAaggtaattttttaatttttttcactgaTTTCATACATCTATGTTTTAATCAggaattattaaatatttaccggtatgtattttcaatttttctgaatCGAATTTGAAATGTGTGATATTTTAGGAATTTTTAGTAGCAAATATCccgtttttttgtgtaaatttcgtTTTTCTAGATCCTGAAGTTATGACTTTTTTCCACTGtcatataaaatttgacatatatatattttacgatTTTGCCGGACAGTGTATCAAGTTAAAAGATAATTAAATGAGTTGCAAAGTGATGTATTAGACCTAGGGTGTGGAACTCTTAATACTGgagggccaaatacaaataactgggtgaaaccgcgggcctcTATTTAAATTAGGCTTCCTAGTAtttgcaggcacaaaatttaTGGtcattgatcttatgacatgtgtTGTTTACTTCGCACAAGCAAGCTATTGGGGCATTGTAACTTCATAGTCattgataataaattggacttaGGTATAGacgcaacgcaaagggattggaattacttgtACGTAATagattgaactaaattaaaaacttgtttcacaggccacacaccattcaaaatgGGCACTTATTCGCGGGCACACAATTTTTCCTCGTGGGTCGCAGGTTGCACAACCCTGTATTAGACTGTCAAACTAATTGAATTTTGGTATCAGACGTTTATACCTACTAAAAATAAATCCTTGACTTCATAATGCTTTCTTTCATCAGGCATTATTAGGAGGTGATATGGCTGAAGCACCATACTTTATTGAAAATACTTGGAAAATCATAAGTGAAAAGTATATATCTCGTCCTACTGAACCTGTAAAGGCACCGGTATGTCTGAACATTATTGAACTGTTTAAGTTGATCTTCTTAATATTGTTATGAGATGATGATTACCATAAAAcaggtatttcaaaatttacctAAGAGAGCGTGGATGATGGGAACATTTATTCAACGATTGAAATTATACTTTCTGGTACTGGGAGGTGATATTTGAATGAGTGGTTAGCTATTAGTTTAAACTTTTTATTGTCTCTGCTCCTTGAAACTGATTTGATTTTTCCAGATTGTTtagtttttatttgtgattgcATGAACGCATGTTGTTTTTCTCTTGGATAGATTTACTTCAGTATAATTATATTCTGgctaaaaattctgaaatcaaaaCAATCACTCGAAAAAAATCAGTGTTCCCATTTTATCCCGCAAATGTTAGCATCAAGAAATTGATGAAGAGGAACACCACGATGATGATCATGAAGATGATGATCTGGATGAAGAGGAAGATGATGATGATTATCATGATGAAGAAGATTTGGAAGATGAAGGGTATGATGATGATCTTAGCGAGGAGGAGGAAGATATGGAGATGAAAGCTAAGCTGGAGGAAGGCGAGCCGCAAAAGGAAAATTCTCAAGCTGAACAGGTTGAACAGAAGCAGGAAGAAAAGGTAAGGtttgtttgatataaattatatgGGACTAGGAAATAGGATTTTTTGTTGTTCATTCATTGCAAAGGAGGAATCCATATTGGAGTAGAGTATAATTCAGTCTTCAGAATTTGTCAGGAAATATAGAGTTGTCAATTCATTACCATAATTTAGTACTTTTCGTATATTGTTACATATATTGAAATTATCCTTGAGATTTCAGTCATAACTAGTCTATATGTATCTATGTTGTTGAAGAAAGTTTAGATTTCAACATTAATTACGATAAATTGTTAATTCAAACCACACCACTTTTTATTAATGATTGTTACTGCACTATTCTATATATTATCTGGAGAAACTCTTTCTACGATatcaatatataatatttgtgGTATTGTGCTTTTTTCTGTATTAGCTCAGACTCAGAGTGATTACCGGTACCTTATATTGCGGTTTAATGATGGTAGCTTAATAATGTAACAATGTAACTGACTGGGCATCTGATTATAATATACATGCCCGATTATCAAACATGTCATCAATGAATCATGCCTGTCAAATATATCCatttatgtaaaattaaaaagattAGTAATCTATCCTAAAATTGAGCAACCCAAATTTTTTGGTTAATGttttgcttgtttttcttttaatttgacTTTGCATCAATTATGCATCTTTTTGCAGTAAATTATTGACaatttgttattaaaataaGATATGTGTGATTTACTGATCTGATGCGATGATAATTCGAAGTGTCTATAAATTCTTTCCTCATTAACAGTTTGCTTTGTTTATGTGTGCAAATTTGTAAACCTAACTTTGATGTAATCTATCGTTACCAGTCTGAAACAGACCATGTGAAGAAGCGATGTCGCTGATTTTTAAGTACATTTGTGCTGTGCTATGGTTTTGATTTCTGTAGAGTTCGTGTGAAAATTAGTGGTGATAGTTATTATTAATTAGATCATGTTAGATCATGTTTGGAACTctagtttgaatattttctgataTATGCTTAATACCTTGGTTGCATTTGGTCTCGGTGACTAATAAAAGCTTCAATATTTTGCCACTTCGTCAACGAGAATTTACAATGTAAAGATATGTAAatgaagaaatataaaataatgtttcttttaattaaatgaatgtttaagACACAATTATTAATAGCAGTTCTTATTTGAACATTCTATCCTAGATGCCCAAGGATCaataagatttttttgtttctgttaAGTGAAAAAAAAGAACGATAATGTATAGCATACTTACAACCGTTGTAAATAATTATCATAAATGAACCAAGTTTTCTATTTCATAATTGGGCAATTGAAATATTGTACTGTGTTATATTAGTATTCGAATtcttcattaaatatttatatattaataaaatttgtactTTATAGCCTGAAGAAATACCAGAAATAAATTTACCGTCAGAACCAGTTTGGACTGACAATACTAAGGCATTAATAGAAGCAGCTGAAAAAACAAGACGTGAACATGAAGAACAACAAAAGAGGAAAAAAGATTTGGAAAGAGAAATCGCGTAAGTTTACTGTATATGGTCATAAgcatttgcccaaagcaagaaagcatgctatatatatatattaatcaaaTGTTATATCGATGATTATGagtaggatttttctatttATCCTGGGGAAGCCTAAtcctatggcgaaccacagcctctctgTCCAGTGATCAGTCTATGTCTGGTATGGAAATAGGTAACCAATTAtgtgtttcagatgcatggacaaTAGCAGAGGAACCATCCATCATTATCATTTATCGAATTCTTCTCTTTGTTTATGTAGTATGATTCAAGAAATAGTGTTTTTCTGTAGTGTGTTTCATTTTCTAATATCCTGCTGTTTCCTGGTGGCAAGCATATTCATGTGCTATAACCAATTCACAGTAGCTGTTTTGTGttttaaaagtaataaaataagtATTCAGCGTATTACATTTGTTACAAAGCATTGGGACAATGTACTGTTTTAATTTCCATATTCGGTATTTGATACAttcttgttatattttttttcgacaggtctctggagaaaaatttgaaaatggattTCGGTAATGACCAAGCATATAAAGAACTACAAGGAAAATGTTTTGATTTAGATACACATGAGTAAGTTGTTTCAAAGAGCCTGTGGGACTCTTAGTTTACTTCTGACTGAATATCCTACTCATTGAGAAATAgtcaagtaaaatatttttgtctaaGAGAGTCAGAAATTTAATTCCCTAACAGCTAGCTCGCGCAAAGCGATCAACGGATGTCATAAGAAGATCAAGAAcccaaatttttgtgcctgcatcTGCTAGAAAgcatatgttaaataaaggtccGCCCACGGTTTtaaagttatttgtatctggcccccCTTTTTtcaaggttgcacacccctgctaaAATCAAACAAACTTCTGTAGGGCGTAGTATGtttatttcctttttttgtTCTTCAATGTACTGTACtttgcttcttcacagatacacaTACAGAATATGTCCATTTGATAAAACTGTACAAAAACCAAAGGGTGGAGGATCAGAAACAAGTCTGGGGTgagataataatttttttttaaattaagattgtgtaaatttatattcaaaagcGTATCGGtaggaaatatttaaattagtgGTGGTAAACCGAGCTATATTGATATATGTCCTCGTTTATCATAATATTGTACGTAGAATATCATTTTGCAGGCAATATGATCTTTTCCTTTCGTTTCTCTAAGGATCTTCATTTTTCCGGTGTTGCGTAAAAGTACTTATGCTTTCATTTGTACTAAAAGCTTCTGATTGTAACATGATCTACTGTAAATAGTGATTCAATATCATTGTCGAGTTTCTAACTACAAAATGAATGATATTCTAAAACTTTTTCAGACGTTGGGGATCTTGGAGTGGTCCGGAAACTAGCAAATATTCCGCAATGAAATATACTGGTGGTGTCAAGTGTTGGAATGGACCTGATAGGTCAACAGAGGTCAGTTATTACATTGTTAAATGTCAACTAATGTCAAAAATCGACCAAAAACACTAAAACTTGCAAAAACTCACAATAAACgtcaaaataaaaccaaaaacaAAAGGGCCAATCATTTGCCATTATACATGTTTCAAGAGGTTGTTAAAATGATATCTAAAGCTGTCATTATTAGGCCTGGATGTCCTTATCCATATTTGTAGAGAGAGCATCATTTTCTGAAATCGTCACTGAATGTTTGAGAGCACTGAAGCATATTTGTTTTTGACTAATTCTGGTTTTGGCATTTTTACTTTCTGAAGACCAAATATTaactttgaaaatttaaaatgttcgccaaacgattttttttaacaccctACATTTGTCTCATTGTAGGTGAGAATTGCATGTGGAGATGAAAACAAATTGTTATCGGCCTCGGAGCCTTCGAGATGTGAATACCGTTTTGAATTTGTCACTCCTGCTGCTTGCGAACCCATCCATGTTCCAGATGCCGCACATGATGAATTGTAATACAATGACTGAAAAAAATAGGGAAATAGACTTATGCAAAGATTTCTACTTTCATACGGTTCTGCAAAACTTAGATGTCCAGCAGTTTATCTTTGATAGGATGCGAGTCATTAATACACTCTTGACTTGAAATGTTTCGATTGTTTCAATTGTATGAAAGCCAACAGTTCACATGTTACTTTAATTTCCGCTGTATTAGTTGAACTTATTTGTCAAAATGTTCCGCACAAGTTCTTTTGTTTTGTCGCTTTGAATTGAAACTTTGCAGTATTGGTTGAAGAGAAGATTACCATTTACTATTCACACACAAATCATTGTAGTTTTCATAGCCCTATTCATAGATGATCACAACATACTAATtaagtttatttattaaaatgttaaataccctaattttttttcatgtggAAGGCATTAAAATTTGGTTAGACTTATTGACAAATAATACAAAGCCCTTATCGATTGCACATTTGAAGGCATTGGATCTGAAAATGAGGATAGAAACTTGGCAAAGGAGGTTGTTTTGCTACGTCTAATCATTTTTGGGCTGTTATTTGAAAACTTTTGTTTACGGTCTGTGTAATCAGTCTTGCTTACTAAAATATCAGCTTttctcattaaaaaaaaattttctatatatatttacttgAACTACATAGCATCTTCATATTTCTtggcatttttaattttactaaaCATTCAATAAATATTCTATAGTCTCTGCCATGTCTGTCATCACATAGATTTCGCTTTTGATTAAATTTTCTGcgcttttaaaaaaatattgtggtTATGCTTCTAGTGAGCACATTCCGATAATGAATTCTATAATATTtccgaaattaattattacCTACCTGCACCTATTAAATTGACTGTGTCTGATTTTCAAACGAATTCAACGTTCAATTGATTTTGTGTGTACCTGGCGGcttcaaattgaaataagttTCATTGTGTAGTCCTTCCTATTTGCTTTCGGTTGTGAGTAAAATAAAGTGTGATTTATCTGTGCAATCTTTCAGATAATAATGCCGGctataattaaaatatatttaggaTATTCTGTATCCATTTTAAGTCGAGCG
This is a stretch of genomic DNA from Styela clava chromosome 2, kaStyClav1.hap1.2, whole genome shotgun sequence. It encodes these proteins:
- the LOC120335368 gene encoding glucosidase 2 subunit beta-like, with protein sequence MKWNVVNIAFLAATVGIVQAQLSKVDRPRGVSLTKKVFYDPNKNFACFDGSRTIPFSQVNDDYCDCNDGSDEPGTSACPNGQFHCTNAGYRPLNIPSSRVNDGICDCCDGSDEWKTEGLCTDTCKELWKAAREYLQKQAAAASRGIQVRKEYSDRGIALRNENQKKLETMKIEIEEIKRLEDEIRIKKEETEQAEAVAKDTEQTAWNDFKSRVQKQQESRKAADAFTELDSNKDGSISVEEMKSHTELDTNLDGVLADDEIKALLGGDMAEAPYFIENTWKIISEKYISRPTEPVKAPHQEIDEEEHHDDDHEDDDLDEEEDDDDYHDEEDLEDEGYDDDLSEEEEDMEMKAKLEEGEPQKENSQAEQVEQKQEEKPEEIPEINLPSEPVWTDNTKALIEAAEKTRREHEEQQKRKKDLEREIASLEKNLKMDFGNDQAYKELQGKCFDLDTHEYTYRICPFDKTVQKPKGGGSETSLGRWGSWSGPETSKYSAMKYTGGVKCWNGPDRSTEVRIACGDENKLLSASEPSRCEYRFEFVTPAACEPIHVPDAAHDEL